In the genome of Macellibacteroides fermentans, one region contains:
- the rsmD gene encoding 16S rRNA (guanine(966)-N(2))-methyltransferase RsmD, with translation MRIISGIYRRRRFDVPKSFSARPTTDFAKENLFNVLSNLIDLEDTDALDLFAGTGSITFELASRGCKRVTAVEKNNAHASFIAKVTEELKCSTIDLIRGDAFRFIQTARPDSFDFIFADPPYALKELEEIPRLILERELLREDGLFVMEHPKNFDFSALPHFLQHREYGSVNFSIFLKEAERTDA, from the coding sequence ATGCGAATAATTAGTGGTATATACCGAAGACGTCGTTTTGATGTGCCCAAGTCATTCAGTGCCAGGCCTACGACCGATTTTGCGAAAGAGAATTTATTTAATGTTCTCTCCAATTTAATCGATCTTGAAGATACCGATGCCCTGGATCTGTTTGCCGGAACAGGTAGCATTACCTTCGAATTGGCTTCCAGAGGTTGTAAAAGGGTTACGGCTGTTGAGAAGAACAATGCCCATGCTTCGTTCATTGCCAAGGTGACGGAGGAGCTTAAGTGTAGTACGATCGACCTGATCAGGGGGGATGCCTTCCGCTTTATTCAGACTGCCCGTCCCGACTCATTTGATTTTATATTTGCAGATCCTCCCTATGCCTTAAAGGAACTGGAAGAAATTCCGCGGTTGATATTGGAACGGGAACTGTTGCGCGAGGATGGCTTGTTTGTTATGGAACATCCCAAGAATTTCGATTTTTCGGCGTTACCCCATTTCTTGCAACACCGCGAATATGGTTCTGTAAATTTCAGTATCTTTCTTAAAGAAGCGGAGAGAACAGACGCATAA
- a CDS encoding DUF3822 family protein has translation MAISIPEHLHTGNAENYKMSIRLCSDGLSFSGYNPSESGSFFYGETTYDRSKSYIAWLKDLFFENDFFNYPFAAIHVLYLSSRYTLIPNVVLKDKEEEAFLSFTLSGSTQKGIRNAVRGEEMTVVFDMPEDIYEFCARSLLNPTFVHHLVPFLSVWKKRSAQSIPKHMYVYIHGADLDIVCYDQGRLLFANSFPFQDTTDIIYFILYAWRQNGMDQKKDLLLLDAPKLLRSELQQILSSFIFKMESIGIPTEFYLLGSGTDRAPLDLLYLSICE, from the coding sequence ATGGCGATCAGTATTCCTGAACATTTGCATACTGGTAACGCTGAAAATTATAAAATGTCCATCCGGCTTTGTTCGGATGGACTTTCTTTTTCAGGTTACAATCCTTCGGAGAGCGGCTCGTTCTTTTATGGCGAGACAACGTACGACCGAAGCAAGAGCTATATTGCCTGGCTTAAGGATTTGTTCTTTGAAAACGATTTTTTCAACTATCCCTTTGCTGCCATTCATGTTCTGTATTTATCGTCACGCTATACACTGATTCCTAATGTAGTGCTTAAGGATAAAGAGGAGGAGGCATTTCTTTCTTTTACGTTGTCAGGCTCCACTCAGAAAGGAATTCGTAATGCTGTTAGGGGAGAAGAGATGACGGTCGTTTTCGATATGCCGGAAGATATATACGAGTTTTGTGCCCGCTCTTTGTTGAATCCCACCTTTGTACACCATCTTGTTCCTTTCCTTTCCGTATGGAAAAAGCGAAGTGCACAGAGCATTCCGAAGCACATGTATGTTTACATTCACGGCGCCGACCTGGATATTGTCTGTTACGATCAGGGACGTTTACTTTTTGCCAATTCGTTCCCGTTTCAGGATACGACGGATATCATCTATTTCATATTGTATGCATGGCGACAAAACGGAATGGATCAGAAAAAGGATTTGTTGTTACTGGATGCTCCTAAATTGTTGAGGAGTGAGCTGCAGCAGATACTGTCTTCATTTATATTCAAAATGGAATCCATAGGGATACCAACCGAGTTTTATTTACTGGGCTCCGGAACAGACCGGGCTCCCCTTGATTTATTATATTTATCAATATGCGAATAA
- a CDS encoding ATP-dependent DNA helicase, producing the protein MINSHLSRQIRQNFPHTPTNEQLFALNILADFLLSANENSALLLKGYAGTGKTSLVGALVKTMSGLKQKSVLLAPTGRAAKVLSNYAGQQAFTIHKKIYRQDAFSNDLSAFHPSDNLHKDTLFIVDEASMISNQGIDSHYFGSGRLLDDLVHYVYSGENCRLMLMGDTAQLPPVMQVESPALQADILKGYNLQVDEIQLTEVVRQDLNSGILYNATLLRDSLRNNRVEIYPKLTVKGFADIQMINGSELIEAISNAYSKDGLDDTIVISRSNKRANIYNNGIRNQILYREEELSTGDRLMIVKNNYFWTRNNKEIDFIANGEIVQVLRVRNESHLYGFRFCDVTVRFQDYDMELDIKILLDTLQTEAPALPKELSDKLFYTILEDYQDISTKSGKMKKMKENPHYNVVQVKYAYAITCHKAQGGQWKNVFLDIGYMTEEMLGENFYRWLYTAMTRATDRLYLVNLPEEFVG; encoded by the coding sequence ATGATAAATAGTCATTTAAGCCGCCAAATTAGACAAAATTTCCCACATACGCCAACTAATGAGCAACTTTTCGCACTAAATATCCTGGCAGACTTTCTTTTATCTGCAAATGAGAATTCGGCGTTGTTGTTAAAAGGTTATGCCGGAACCGGGAAAACCTCTCTTGTAGGAGCCCTTGTAAAGACCATGAGCGGATTAAAGCAAAAAAGCGTACTTCTTGCCCCAACCGGCAGGGCTGCGAAGGTGTTATCCAATTACGCCGGTCAGCAGGCATTTACCATCCACAAGAAAATTTACAGGCAGGATGCTTTTTCAAACGATCTTTCGGCTTTCCATCCGTCGGACAACCTGCACAAAGACACCCTTTTTATCGTAGATGAAGCCTCCATGATTTCAAATCAGGGCATTGACTCTCATTACTTCGGGTCGGGCAGGCTGCTGGACGACCTGGTACACTATGTATATTCGGGCGAAAACTGCCGGCTGATGCTTATGGGCGACACGGCACAGCTCCCCCCGGTGATGCAGGTGGAAAGTCCCGCGCTGCAGGCCGACATACTTAAAGGATACAACCTGCAGGTAGATGAAATACAGCTTACGGAAGTGGTCCGCCAGGATCTGAATTCGGGCATTCTGTACAACGCCACCCTGTTAAGGGACAGTCTGCGGAACAACCGGGTGGAAATTTATCCGAAGCTTACGGTTAAAGGTTTTGCCGACATCCAGATGATTAACGGAAGCGAGTTGATTGAAGCCATTTCCAATGCCTACAGCAAAGACGGATTGGATGATACGATCGTTATTTCGCGCTCCAATAAAAGGGCCAATATTTACAACAACGGAATCAGGAACCAGATACTATACCGCGAAGAGGAGCTATCCACCGGCGACCGGCTTATGATTGTAAAGAACAATTACTTCTGGACCCGCAACAACAAAGAGATAGACTTTATTGCCAACGGAGAGATTGTACAGGTTTTGCGCGTGCGTAACGAATCACATTTGTACGGGTTCCGTTTTTGCGACGTTACGGTTCGCTTTCAGGATTACGACATGGAACTGGATATCAAGATTCTGCTGGACACACTGCAGACCGAAGCTCCGGCTCTGCCAAAAGAGCTGAGCGACAAGCTCTTTTACACCATATTGGAAGATTACCAGGACATCTCCACCAAGTCCGGAAAGATGAAGAAAATGAAGGAGAACCCCCATTACAATGTCGTTCAGGTAAAGTATGCCTATGCCATTACCTGCCACAAGGCACAAGGGGGCCAGTGGAAGAATGTTTTTCTGGATATTGGCTACATGACCGAAGAGATGCTGGGCGAGAACTTCTACCGGTGGCTGTATACGGCGATGACTCGTGCCACTGACAGGCTTTATCTGGTAAATCTTCCGGAAGAGTTTGTAGGCTAA
- the rsmI gene encoding 16S rRNA (cytidine(1402)-2'-O)-methyltransferase translates to MAKLTIVPTPVGNLEDITLRALRVLKEADLILAEDTRTTGFLLKHFEIQNKMLSHHKFNEHKSVDQLASRIRGGENIALVSDAGTPAISDPGFMLVRACVEQGVDVECLPGATAFVPALVNSGLPCDKFCFEGFLPQKKGRQTRLKELAVEPRTIIFYESPFRLVKTLTQLSEFMGAERKVSVSREISKLHEETVRGTLSEVISHFSMNEPKGEIVIVLAGLNNKMEKEKVNEV, encoded by the coding sequence ATGGCAAAATTAACAATTGTTCCCACTCCGGTAGGTAATCTGGAAGACATCACACTCAGGGCCTTAAGGGTTTTGAAGGAGGCCGATCTTATTCTTGCGGAAGATACGAGAACAACAGGTTTCTTATTGAAGCATTTTGAGATACAGAACAAGATGCTCAGTCATCATAAATTCAATGAGCATAAGTCGGTTGACCAGCTGGCAAGCCGAATCCGGGGGGGCGAAAACATCGCCCTGGTTTCCGATGCCGGTACGCCCGCCATCTCCGATCCGGGTTTTATGCTTGTACGTGCATGTGTTGAACAAGGAGTGGATGTAGAATGTCTGCCCGGTGCGACAGCCTTTGTCCCGGCTCTTGTAAATTCGGGGTTACCTTGCGATAAATTCTGTTTTGAAGGCTTTCTTCCCCAGAAAAAGGGAAGGCAGACCCGGTTGAAGGAACTTGCCGTAGAACCCCGTACAATTATTTTTTATGAATCTCCTTTCCGGCTGGTAAAGACACTTACTCAACTGAGTGAATTTATGGGAGCCGAACGAAAGGTATCCGTTTCGCGCGAGATTTCAAAATTGCATGAAGAAACGGTTCGAGGTACCCTCTCGGAAGTCATATCGCATTTTTCGATGAACGAACCTAAAGGTGAGATTGTTATAGTTTTAGCAGGCTTAAATAACAAGATGGAAAAAGAGAAAGTCAACGAAGTTTAA
- a CDS encoding Cbp1 family collagen-binding glycoprotein adhesin, which translates to MKKVLVTIICAAMFASCGQNSADYKQLQAENDSLKLENAKSSTELNEMLSILNEVETNFQSIRDAENYLSIQQQGGAELNQNSKEQIRSNMQLVTETLKKNKEQIAKLQAQLKSSGFKSAELKKTVDRLASELDQKTAMIVALQEDLANKNVRIQELDEMVGSLSQDVETLSSTTAAQSEKLHAQDKALNTAYYCFGTSKELKDQKILSGGGIFAKSKVLQSGFNKDYFITIDIREVSEIPLFSPKAQLKSNHPQGSYQFDKDEDGNLTLKITDVKQFWSLGKYLVIEVG; encoded by the coding sequence ATGAAAAAAGTACTAGTTACGATTATCTGTGCAGCCATGTTCGCCTCTTGCGGGCAGAACTCTGCGGATTATAAACAATTACAGGCAGAAAACGACTCGCTTAAACTAGAAAATGCAAAATCGTCTACTGAGTTGAATGAAATGCTTTCAATTCTGAATGAAGTGGAAACTAATTTCCAGTCCATCCGTGATGCCGAAAATTACCTGTCTATCCAACAACAAGGAGGTGCAGAGCTTAATCAAAATAGCAAAGAGCAAATCAGAAGCAACATGCAACTGGTTACCGAAACCTTGAAAAAGAATAAAGAGCAGATTGCAAAATTGCAGGCTCAGCTTAAATCAAGCGGTTTCAAATCTGCTGAATTGAAGAAGACGGTGGACAGACTTGCTTCCGAACTGGATCAGAAGACTGCCATGATCGTGGCTCTTCAGGAAGATCTGGCTAACAAGAACGTACGCATCCAGGAGTTGGACGAAATGGTTGGTTCACTTTCGCAGGATGTAGAAACTCTTTCAAGCACTACAGCCGCACAGTCGGAGAAGCTTCATGCACAAGACAAGGCGTTGAATACGGCTTACTATTGCTTCGGAACTTCCAAGGAATTGAAAGACCAGAAGATTCTTAGCGGTGGAGGTATTTTTGCCAAATCAAAAGTGCTTCAAAGCGGATTCAATAAAGATTATTTCATTACCATCGATATCCGTGAAGTATCTGAAATACCTTTGTTCTCACCCAAGGCTCAGCTTAAATCGAACCATCCGCAAGGCTCTTATCAATTTGATAAAGACGAAGATGGCAATCTTACGCTGAAAATTACAGATGTAAAACAATTCTGGAGTCTGGGTAAATATCTTGTTATCGAAGTTGGATGA
- a CDS encoding YjjG family noncanonical pyrimidine nucleotidase, with product MMYKNLFIDLDDTLWDTYHNNKECLEEVYTDYKFDRFYASFEAFFATYMPNNLSLWEQYREGTIDKQTLIVERFLHILRPFGISDPSYVIALNRDFLNRTTLKTRLIPGSIETLDYFKSAGYRLFILSNGFREVQSKKLFNAGLSPYIERMILSEDAGINKPHKQIFDFALINTNSRRSQSLMIGDSWDADIAGAFNAGMDQLWFNPEGLPSKGFEPTFTVKQLTEIKDIL from the coding sequence CTGATGTACAAGAATTTATTCATTGATCTGGACGATACCCTCTGGGATACGTATCATAACAATAAAGAATGCCTCGAAGAAGTATATACCGATTATAAATTTGATCGGTTTTATGCCTCCTTCGAGGCTTTTTTTGCCACCTATATGCCGAATAACCTCTCCTTGTGGGAGCAATACCGCGAGGGCACTATCGATAAACAAACCCTCATCGTTGAAAGGTTTCTGCATATACTCCGGCCGTTTGGCATATCGGATCCTTCCTATGTGATTGCCCTCAACAGGGATTTCCTGAATCGTACGACATTGAAAACCCGCCTTATCCCCGGATCGATTGAGACATTGGATTACTTTAAGTCGGCCGGCTACCGTCTGTTTATCCTATCCAACGGATTCAGGGAGGTACAATCAAAAAAACTCTTCAATGCGGGACTTTCGCCCTATATCGAACGGATGATTCTTTCCGAAGATGCCGGCATAAACAAACCTCACAAACAAATTTTCGACTTTGCACTTATCAATACCAATTCACGACGCAGCCAGTCTTTAATGATAGGCGACAGCTGGGATGCGGATATTGCCGGAGCCTTTAATGCCGGGATGGATCAGCTTTGGTTTAATCCGGAAGGGCTGCCTTCCAAAGGGTTTGAGCCAACCTTCACAGTCAAACAGCTCACCGAGATAAAGGATATACTTTAA
- a CDS encoding ISAs1 family transposase, translating to MTLLAFASSIEDYRFDRNKVHSAETIIYITLAAVICGAETWNEIEDFGHCKIDFFSRTIPSFNGIPSHDTFNRFFTVLDTSYFENQFREWVKSICGKYKGVVAIDGKTICGAYESEEAKLFRGTYLKPSSPKYKLHMVSAWAADNGISLGQIKTEEKSNEITAIPELLEALDIKECIITIDAMGCQKTIASKIIDKEADYVLAVKNNHMHLYKEIEHFFTIWSAEKPNRVSVYEKSETGHGRLEKRTCIACDNLYWLNTKDFTQWAGLKTFACVITERTVPGEKGPRKQKETRYYISSLALDAELIASSVRKHWSVENNLHWQLDVSFNEDYGRKKNNAAVNFSLVSKTALSMLKHYESKSSIARKRKSAGWSDDVLQSILSVEKF from the coding sequence ATGACATTGCTTGCTTTTGCTTCAAGTATCGAAGATTATCGTTTTGACAGAAATAAGGTTCACTCTGCAGAAACTATTATTTATATTACGTTAGCTGCCGTTATTTGCGGGGCCGAGACATGGAATGAAATAGAAGACTTTGGTCATTGTAAAATTGATTTCTTCTCTCGTACGATCCCTTCTTTTAATGGAATACCCTCACATGATACATTTAACCGATTTTTCACAGTCTTGGATACCTCATATTTTGAAAATCAATTCAGAGAATGGGTTAAATCCATATGTGGCAAGTATAAAGGCGTGGTTGCTATCGACGGCAAAACAATATGCGGAGCATATGAGTCTGAAGAGGCTAAATTATTCAGAGGTACCTACTTAAAACCATCGAGTCCCAAATATAAACTTCACATGGTAAGTGCCTGGGCCGCAGACAATGGAATAAGCCTTGGACAAATCAAGACAGAAGAAAAATCCAATGAAATTACCGCTATCCCCGAACTATTGGAAGCATTAGATATTAAAGAGTGTATAATCACTATTGATGCTATGGGATGTCAAAAGACAATAGCATCTAAAATAATAGACAAAGAAGCTGATTACGTTTTGGCTGTGAAAAACAACCATATGCATTTATACAAAGAAATAGAACATTTTTTCACCATTTGGAGTGCTGAGAAGCCCAACCGGGTAAGCGTTTACGAGAAGAGCGAGACTGGACATGGTCGTTTGGAAAAAAGAACTTGCATAGCCTGTGACAACCTATACTGGTTAAATACTAAAGACTTCACTCAATGGGCTGGTTTGAAAACATTTGCCTGTGTCATTACAGAGCGTACCGTTCCAGGCGAAAAAGGCCCTCGTAAACAAAAAGAAACCAGATACTATATTTCTTCATTAGCTTTAGATGCTGAATTAATCGCTAGTTCTGTCAGAAAACACTGGTCTGTGGAAAATAATTTACACTGGCAATTGGATGTCTCGTTTAATGAAGATTACGGAAGAAAGAAGAACAATGCTGCCGTCAACTTTTCGCTTGTCTCTAAAACAGCTTTATCTATGTTAAAGCACTATGAAAGTAAAAGTAGCATTGCTCGCAAAAGAAAATCAGCAGGATGGTCTGACGACGTTCTCCAAAGCATACTTTCTGTGGAGAAATTTTAA
- the rpsA gene encoding 30S ribosomal protein S1, translated as MENLKNIVPVDNFDWDVFEQGETYGNVSKDDLVKTYDESLSTVKDKEVVMGTVTSLNKREVVVNIGFKSDGVVSMAEFRYNPELKVGDEVEVYIESQEDKKGQLILSHKKARATRSWDRVNEALEKDEIIKGFIKCRTKGGMIVDVFGIEAFLPGSQIDVKPIRDYDVFVGKTMEFKIVKINQEFKNVVVSHKALIEAELEQQKKDIISKLEKGQVLEGTVKNITSYGVFIDLGGVDGLIHITDLSWGRVSHPEEIVTLDEKINVVILDFDDEKKRIALGLKQLTPHPWDALDANLKVGDKVKGKVVVMADYGAFIEIAPGVEGLIHVSEMSWTQHLRSAQDFMKVGDEIEAVILTLDRDERKMSLGIKQLKSDPWENIETRFAVGSKHAAKVRNFTNFGVFVEIEEGVDGLIHISDLSWTKKIKHPSEFTQIGAEIEVQVLEIDKENRRLSLGHKQLEENPWDVFETIFTVGSVHEGTIIEVLDKGAVVSLPYGVEGFATPKHLVKEDGSQAVAEEKMEFKVIEFNKEAKRIILSHSRIFEDEQKGAKKEAAAGEKKPAAAKRNKKEDEGNQVVTGSVEKTTLGDIEELAALKEKLSGK; from the coding sequence ATGGAAAATTTGAAGAACATTGTTCCGGTCGACAATTTCGATTGGGATGTATTCGAACAAGGCGAAACTTACGGTAATGTAAGTAAAGATGATCTTGTAAAAACTTATGACGAATCTTTGAGCACCGTAAAGGACAAAGAGGTTGTTATGGGTACTGTAACCTCGTTAAACAAACGTGAAGTTGTGGTTAACATTGGTTTCAAATCAGACGGTGTTGTGTCTATGGCAGAATTCCGTTACAATCCTGAACTTAAGGTAGGCGACGAAGTAGAAGTTTACATCGAAAGTCAGGAAGACAAAAAAGGACAATTAATCCTTTCTCACAAGAAGGCCCGCGCTACCCGTTCATGGGATCGTGTAAACGAAGCGCTTGAGAAAGACGAAATCATCAAGGGCTTTATCAAATGTCGTACAAAGGGTGGTATGATCGTAGACGTATTCGGTATCGAAGCATTCTTGCCGGGTTCTCAGATCGACGTGAAGCCTATCCGCGACTACGATGTATTTGTTGGTAAGACTATGGAATTCAAGATTGTTAAGATCAATCAGGAATTCAAGAACGTGGTTGTTTCACACAAAGCTCTTATCGAAGCTGAACTTGAACAACAGAAGAAAGACATTATCTCTAAGCTTGAAAAAGGACAGGTACTTGAAGGTACTGTTAAAAACATCACTTCATACGGTGTATTCATCGACTTGGGTGGCGTTGACGGCTTGATCCACATCACCGACCTTTCTTGGGGCCGTGTATCACATCCGGAAGAAATCGTTACATTGGACGAAAAGATCAACGTTGTTATCCTTGACTTCGACGACGAAAAGAAACGTATCGCTCTTGGCTTGAAGCAACTTACTCCGCATCCATGGGATGCTTTGGATGCAAACCTGAAGGTTGGCGACAAAGTGAAGGGTAAAGTAGTTGTTATGGCTGATTACGGTGCATTTATCGAAATCGCTCCAGGTGTAGAAGGTTTGATCCACGTTTCTGAAATGTCTTGGACACAGCACCTGCGCAGCGCTCAGGATTTCATGAAGGTAGGCGACGAAATCGAAGCTGTAATCCTTACTTTGGATCGCGACGAGCGTAAGATGTCTCTTGGTATCAAACAATTGAAGTCTGATCCATGGGAAAACATCGAAACACGTTTCGCTGTAGGTTCTAAGCATGCTGCTAAGGTTCGTAACTTCACTAACTTCGGTGTATTCGTAGAAATCGAAGAAGGTGTAGACGGTTTGATCCACATCTCTGACCTTTCTTGGACAAAGAAAATCAAACACCCAAGCGAATTCACTCAGATTGGTGCCGAAATCGAAGTTCAGGTTCTTGAAATCGACAAGGAAAACCGTCGTTTGAGCTTAGGTCACAAGCAATTGGAAGAAAATCCATGGGATGTATTTGAAACAATCTTCACAGTTGGTTCAGTACACGAAGGAACAATCATCGAAGTATTGGATAAGGGTGCTGTAGTATCTTTGCCTTACGGAGTTGAAGGTTTTGCTACTCCAAAACACCTTGTAAAGGAAGATGGCTCACAAGCTGTTGCCGAAGAAAAGATGGAATTCAAAGTAATCGAATTCAACAAGGAAGCAAAACGTATCATCCTTTCTCACAGCCGTATTTTCGAAGATGAGCAAAAGGGTGCTAAGAAGGAAGCTGCTGCAGGCGAAAAGAAACCAGCTGCTGCTAAGCGTAACAAGAAAGAAGACGAAGGAAATCAGGTTGTAACAGGTTCTGTAGAAAAAACTACACTGGGCGACATTGAAGAACTTGCTGCTTTGAAAGAAAAACTTTCTGGAAAGTAA
- a CDS encoding RNA polymerase sigma factor, with the protein MELYTDTYYIQRVLSGDTSCFVCLLDKYSNQVHALIYRVVHNREDAEELTQDVFVKVFQSLKSFKGDCSFSTWIYRIAYNTAVSYTRKTKYEYLAIEEEQLSNVSEDEVNESLGLIRNNEQIERLEKALGKIPADERALILLFYMQEKSMDEISVISGLTLSNVKTRMHRVRKKLFVLLKEMED; encoded by the coding sequence ATGGAACTATATACAGATACATATTACATCCAACGTGTCCTTTCCGGAGATACATCCTGCTTTGTCTGTTTGCTGGATAAATACAGTAACCAGGTGCATGCTCTTATCTATAGGGTGGTGCATAACAGGGAAGATGCGGAGGAGCTTACGCAGGATGTATTTGTTAAAGTATTCCAATCGTTGAAGTCGTTCAAGGGGGATTGCAGCTTTTCGACCTGGATCTACCGTATTGCTTACAATACGGCGGTATCTTATACAAGGAAGACAAAATATGAGTACCTTGCCATCGAAGAGGAGCAGCTCTCCAATGTATCGGAAGACGAGGTGAATGAATCCCTGGGACTGATCCGTAACAACGAGCAGATCGAACGGCTTGAAAAAGCTCTCGGCAAAATACCTGCCGACGAGCGTGCACTCATACTTTTGTTCTATATGCAGGAGAAAAGTATGGACGAGATTTCGGTTATCAGCGGTCTTACATTGTCTAATGTTAAAACACGTATGCACCGGGTCCGTAAAAAATTATTTGTGTTATTAAAAGAAATGGAGGATTAA
- a CDS encoding DUF6249 domain-containing protein — protein MLDFIMVPTVMAIICAGIYGLFELFVRRNERMAIIEKIGDKLDASAFEGKLGLPSYTKKYSFSSLKAGLLLAGIGLGLLVGFLININALPYNQFGNDWNMREVSGIVYGASVLFFGGLGLILSFIIEISMSKKKD, from the coding sequence ATGTTAGACTTTATTATGGTGCCAACAGTAATGGCAATTATCTGCGCCGGAATATACGGCTTGTTCGAACTCTTTGTAAGACGAAACGAACGTATGGCGATTATCGAAAAGATTGGCGACAAGCTGGATGCTTCGGCTTTTGAAGGTAAACTGGGTCTGCCCAGCTATACCAAGAAGTATTCATTCTCAAGCCTGAAGGCCGGACTGCTTTTGGCGGGAATCGGACTGGGTCTGCTGGTGGGCTTCCTGATCAACATCAACGCCTTACCTTACAACCAATTCGGAAACGACTGGAACATGCGCGAAGTTTCGGGCATTGTATACGGTGCATCGGTTTTGTTCTTTGGAGGTCTGGGACTGATTCTTTCTTTCATTATTGAGATTTCCATGTCTAAAAAGAAAGACTAA